In the Phaeobacter piscinae genome, ATGATGTGCAGATCACCCGCGAAAGCCCGAATTACCGTATCGGCTAAACACAGGAGCGCTGCCGGATGACTGTGACGCATCACCATGAGGCCGGGGTATGACCCCGGCTGCCCGCCGTCAGGCCGCTATCGAAATCCTCGATCAGATCCTGACCGGAGAGCCTGCGGAAAAAGCACTGACAGCTTGGGCGCGGCGCAGCCGTTTTGCCGGATCCAAAGACCGCGCAGCGGTGCGCGATCACGTCTTTGATGCTCTGCGATGCTTGCGCTCCTATGCGGCCCTTGGCGGCGGCGGTGGCGCGGGGGAGATCTCGGATGCCAATACAACGGGTCGGCAGTTGATCTTGGGGGCGTTGCGGGCAGAAGGCGCTGATATAGGCGAGATCTTCACTGGAGTGGGCCACGCACCTGCGCCGCTTGAGGAGGCTGAGGAGACCGCAATCAGCGCCGCGTCTCAGATGCAGCAGGCGGAGGCGCTTGATATTCCGGACTGGCTCTGGCCTGCTTTTGCCGCCAGCCTTGGCGATGCGGCTGAGGCGGCCGCGCGCGCGTTGCAGCAACGCGCGCCAGTGCATCTGCGCGTCAACCGGCACAAAACTGATCGTGACGCAGCGGTGCGCGCGCTGGCGGAGGAGGGGATCCTTACCGAGGCGCACCCCGCTGCAGACACGGCTTTGTCGGTAACGGAAGGCGCGCGCAAGCTGCGCAACAGTTCCGCCTATCTGACCGGATTGGTCGAATTGCAGGACGCTGCCAGTCAGGCGGTGATCGAGGCGCTGCCCCTGGCTGATGGCCAGCGGGTGCTTGATTACTGTGCCGGTGGCGGTGGCAAGAGCCTCGCCATCGCGGCGCGCGCCAAGCTTGCAGTTTTTGCCCATGATATCGCGCCGCAAAGAATGAAAGACCTGCCCGCACGCGCAGATCGGGCCGGGGCCGCCATCACAGTGCTGGCCCCCGATGATGTCGCTGCCAAGGCACCCTTTGATCTGGTTCTGTGTGACGCGCCCTGTTCCGGCTCTGGCTCTTGGCGGCGCGCACCCGAAGGCAAATGGCGCCTGACGCAGGCGCGGCTGGATGAGCTGTGCCAGACGCAGACGCAGATCCTGCACGACGCCAGCCAGCTGGTGGCCCCCGGCGGAACGCTAGCCTATGCGACCTGCTCCATGCTGGACGCAGAAAATGGCGACCAGGTCGCAGCGTTCCTGGATCGAAACCCCGATTGGCAGTTGCAACGGGATCACGGCTGGCAGGTCCAGGACGGAACCGATGGTTTCTATGTTGCCGTTCTGTCCCATTTCAGCGACGGTTGATCGACACTAAGGCAATTCGGAACCTGCGGTCTTAACGCAGTTTTAACCTAATTCGTCTCGATATAAGCACATAAATTTCATCGAGGGAGCCGCAATGAACGGTCGCCATGCTTCACCCGTTCCCCAGTTGCGCGTCTACACGCCGGAACATGCTCGCCTGGCGGCGGTTTTGCTATTGTCGGCCATGGTCATCACTGCGCCTTGGCTGTTCCAAACGCCAGAATGGATCACGCGCGGGCTTGTGACGGTTGGCCTGACGCTGATTGCCGTCGCGCTGATGATGCTGGTGCAGGCGCGCACGCGGTTGCGGGCGCGCTCAATGGCGGCAGCGCTGCTCACCGGGTTCATCGAGAAGGACGCGACCGCGACGTTCGTCTGTGATGATGATGGGATGATCCATGCCTCCAACGGGGCCGCGCTGAAACGGTTTGCCGATGCCGATACCGAGACGCTGGCCGGCACGTTGCGTTCGATCCTTGCCAATCCCTCTGCGGTTCTGTTCCGCCTGCAAAGTCGCGCCCGTGTTGATGGGGCTGCGCGCGAAGATATCGTGACCCGCCGTGGCCATGTACGGCTGGCGGTCCATCAGATGCAGGGCGGTAGCTTTTTGTGGCGGGTGGAGGAGATCACGGATCGCCCCACCACCAGCCGTGGCGCCGATGCGGTGCCAATTCCGATGCTGACGGTTGGGCGCACCGGGGCAGTCCTGTTCATGAACGAGGCGGCCCGCGGGGTGATCGGCGAACGGGTGAAGTCCACCGACCGCCTCTTCACATCGTTGCCGGTGCTGTCCGGACAGATCAACACCATGAGCACCAAAACTGGGCTGATTGAGGTTCTGGTCTGCGAGAAGAACCGCAGTCAGGGGCGCAGCGAGCTGTATTTCCTGCAGTTGGATGACAGCGAAACCTCGGTTGGACAGGCCTCTCTCGAGAGCCTGCCGGTGCCATTTGTGAAGGTTGATCCGAAGGGGGCGCTGATCTCGGCCAATAAGATGGGGATGCACCTGCTGGGCATCAGCTCCTGCGGCAATCTGAATATCGGCCAGCTGATGGATGGTCTTGGCCGTCCGATGTCGGACTGGCTGCGCGACACCGCTGACGGACAAGCCTCGCACAAGTCCGAGTTCCTGCGCCTGACGCGCCGTGACAAGGAAGTGTTTGTGCAGGTGACCTTGACCCGGGTCATCGAGGAGGGCGAAACCGTCCTCATCGCGGTGCTGAACGATGCGACCGAGCTGAAGACGCTTGAGGCGCAATTTGTGCAGAGCCAGAAGATGCAGGCGATTGGTCAGCTGGCGGGCGGTGTGGCGCATGATTTCAACAACCTGCTGACGGCCATTTCCGGGCATTGCGATCTGCTGCTGTTGCGTCATGATCAGGGCGATCAGGACTTTGGTGATCTGATCCAGATCCATGAGAACGCCAACCGCGCGGCGGCTCTTGTCAGTCAGCTGCTGGCATTCTCCCGCAAGCAGACGTTGCAGCCTGAAGTTCTGGATGTGCGCGACACCCTGTCTGACCTCACCCATCTGTTGAACCGACTGGTCGGGGAGAAAGTAACGCTGACGCTGAGCCATGATCCCGTGATGCGGTCGATCCGGGCAGACAAACGTCAGCTGGAACAGGTGCTGATGAATCTGGTGGTGAATGCGCGCGATGCGATGCCACAGGGCGGCGAGATCCGGATCGAGACTGAGGCCGTGGTGCTGGATCAACCATTGGAACGCAACCGTGCGGTGGTACCTGCGGGCGACTGGGTTACGGTCAAGGTTTCTGATGAAGGCGTCGGCATATCCCCGGACAAGCTACAGAAGGTGTTTGAACCGTTCTACACCACCAAGCGGACGGGTGAGGGCACTGGCCTTGGTCTTTCGACAGCCTATGGCATCATCAAGCAGACCGGCGGCTATATCTTCGTCGACTCGATCAAAGATCAGGGCACTCAGTTCACCCTGTTCTTCCCGGTGAACACGCAGGTGGAGGCGGAAGCCGCTGCTGCGATCACTGTAGATACCACCGCAAAACCGGTCGCCGCCCAGCACGGCGAAGGGGTTGTTCTCCTGGTGGAGGACGAAGCGCCCGTACGGGCCTTTGCGTCCCGCGCGCTGCGGATGCGCGGCTATACGGTGCTTGAGGCGGAATCTGCCGAGGACGCATTGCGCACCCTGGAAGATCCGGGTCTTACCGTCGATGTCTTCGTCACGGATGTGGTGATGCCCGGCATGGACGGGCCCAGCTGGGTGCGTGAGGCATTGAAGACGCGTCCGGATACCCGCGTGGTCTTTGTCTCCGGCTATGCCGAAGGCGCCTTTGGCGAGGCCGAGCCATCGGTCCCGAATTCGGTGTTCCTGCCAAAACCCTTCTCGCTCAACCAGTTGACAGAAACCGTTCACGAACAGCTGCACTAAGCATCTTCACGGGCTCTCGAGCGGTGTTGCTGTGCTCCGTGTGATGGCGATCATGAACGTGTCAGCTCAGACTGGCATAAAGTGAGAACTCATCCGCACGTTTGCGTCTGACAACCTCTAGCGCAGCACTGCTGGGGGCCAGATCGCCCGGCGGGCTGACATTCAGCCGGGGCAGGTTGATGTCAGTCTGGAGCCTCTCCTGAAGAAACCCATGGAGCGCGTCTGGGTCCTCATAGCGGAACAAATGACTGACGGCGCAGCCATTGGGCTGGGCTTCCAGAAATTTTGCCTGACTGCCGACATCGGCGTGACGCGGCGGCTTTCCTTTGCAGGCATCCCGCAGAAAATCGTCAAAACTGATCCCCAGCGTACTGTTGGCATGGCCGCGCAGATCGTCGCGCTGCCGGAACCGATACCAGCTGCCCAGCCAACTGACCGGTTCACGCATGACCGCAACCAGCTCCATTTCGGCATCGCAAATCTTGGCCAGCATCGGGCGAATCCAGCGATTGTAGCGGTAGACAGGGGCGTGTTTCAGCTGTGGCGGGTTCGCAAAGACCATATCGGCGCGGGCGCTCAGCGCCGCCTGATAGGCCGTGGTGCCGGTTTTGGGCACGCTCAGCAGTGCCAGTCGTTCCTTGAAAAAGATCAGCATAGCGTGAAAAATCCGCGGCTAAGACGAAGGGTCTTCCTTGGATAACACTCTCTTAACCCTCTTGGCCACCAGATCAGGGCAGGAGTGGCCACGTCAGATTTTCATTGCAATGTTCTCCTTTTGATCTCATATAGAACAAGAGGCGAACAAAGCAGTGATTGCCGCCCGCTCGCGGGTGTGACACATAGAAAGGGACAAGGGACTATGGCGGATCTTTTGACCATGAAAGACAATAAGAAGAGCGGCGACAAACAAAAGGCGCTTGATAGCGCTCTGGCGCAGATTGAGCGGCAGTTCGGCAAGGGCTCCATTATGAAGCTCGGCGACGGCAACCCCTTGAACGAGATCGAGGCGTCGTCGACCGGATCGTTGGGGCTGGATATTGCCCTTGGCATCGGCGGTTTGCCGATGGGGCGGATCGTCGAAATCTACGGCCCTGAAAGCTCGGGCAAGACCACGCTGACCCTGCATTGTATTGCAGAGCAGCAGAAGAAAGGTGGCGTTTGCGCCTTTGTGGATGCGGAACATGCGCTTGATCCGCAATATGCGGCCAAGCTGGGTGTCGATCTGGACGAGCTGCTGATTTCACAGCCCGATACCGGTGAGCAGGCGCTGGAGATCACTGATACGCTGGTGCGTTCCGGCGCAGTGAATATGGTGATCGTGGACTCCGTTGCAGCCCTCACACCAAAGTCGGAGCTGGAAGGCGACATGGGCGACAGCAATGTCGGCGTGCAGGCCCGTTTGATGAGCCAGGCCATGCGCAAACTGACCGGCTCCATCAGCCGTTCCAACTGCATGGTGATTTTCATCAACCAGATCCGGATGAAGATTGGCGTCATGTTCGGCTCGCCCGAAACCACCACAGGCGGCAACGCGTTGAAATTCTACTCCTCCGTCCGTCTGGATATCCGCCGCATTGGCGCGATCAAGGATCGGGACGAGGTTGTCGGCAACGCAACCCGCGTGAAGGTCGTGAAGAACAAGGTGGCCCCACCGTTCAAACAGGTGGAATTCGACATCATGTATGGTGAAGGCATCTCCAAGATGGGCGAACTGCTGGATCTGGGTGTGGCCGCAGGTGTTGTCGCGAAATCCGGGGCCTGGTTCTCCTACGGGGATGAGCGTATCGGGCAGGGGCGTGAAAACGCCAAAACCTATCTGCGCGAAAACGCCCATATCGCCTTTGATATCGAAGATAAGATCCGCGCGGCTCATGGGCTTGAGTTTGACCGGCCGGAAGGCGCGGATGATGACATCCTGGAAGCCTGACGACAGGGGCGCAGGTCGCCCGGTCACGTGCCATGGATGCGGCAGTGCCCGTTCATAAGCACAGATGACGCCGGAAGAATCTGATCAAAACAGGGCGCGGACCTCTCCGCGCCCTTTTTCATGTCGGCTTTCCGCACCGCAGCGCTGGACAGGCTCTCTGGGGGCGGATACATCTTCCCGAACCGCTGAGACAGCCAGCCGAGAGATCCCGATTATGCCGACGCTCAATGATATCCGCTCTACCTTTCTGAACTACTTTGCCAAGCAGGGGCACGAGGTCGTGTCCTCCAGCCCGCTGGTGCCGCGCAATGACCCGACCCTGATGTTTGCCAACTCTGGCATGGTTCAGTTTAAAAACTGTTTTACCGGGGTTGAAACCCGCGACTACAAACGCGCGACGACCTCGCAGAAATGTGTGCGGGCAGGCGGCAAGCACAACGACCTCGACAATGTCGGCTATACCGCGCGTCACCATACGTTCTTTGAAATGCTGGGGAATTTCTCCTTTGGCGACTACTTCAAGGAAGAGGCGATCACCTTTGCCTGGGAGCTGATCACCAAGGAATTTGGCATCGACAAGAACCGTCTGCTGACCACGGTGTATCACACCGATGACGAGGCGTTCGAGATCTGGAAGAAGGTCGGCGTGCCGGAAGACCGGATCATTCGCATCGATACTTCCGACAATTTCTGGCAGATGGGGCCGACTGGTCCCTGTGGGCCCTGCACCGAGATTTTCTATGATCACGGCGATCACATCTGGGGTGGCCCTCCGGGCAGCGCTGATGAAGATGGCGACCGGTTCATCGAGATCTGGAATGTCGTCTTCATGCAGAACGAGCAATTCGAAGACGGCACGATGAAGGCGCTCGACATGCAGTCGATCGACACTGGCATGGGGCTGGAACGGATCGGCGCACTGTTGCAGGGCAGCCATGACAACTACGACACCGACCTGTTCAAGGCGCTGATCGAGGCCTCGGCCGATGTGACCAATGTGGATCCCTATGGGGACCAGAACGTCCACCACCGGGTGATTGCGGACCACCTGCGGTCGACATCCTTCCTGATGGCCGATGGTGTGATGCCGTCAAACGATGGGCGCGGCTATGTGCTGCGCCGTATTATGCGCCGCGCGATGCGTCATGCGCATTTGCTGGGTGCCAAGGATCCGGTGATGCACCGTCTGGTCCCGGCGCTGGTGCAGCAGATGGGGGCAGCCTATCCCGAACTGGGTCGCGCACAGCCGATGATCGAAGAGACGCTGCATCAGGAAGAGACCCGTTTCAAGCAGACGCTGGATCGTGGCCTGAAACTGCTGGATGACGAGCTGGCCGGTCTGGATGAGGGCGCACCGCTGCCCGGTGCTGCGGCGTTCAAACTGTATGACACTTTCGGCTTCCCGCTGGATCTGACCCAGGACGCCTTGCGCGAAAAGGGCCGGACCGTGGACACCGACGGGTTCGACAGCGCTATGGCGGAGCAGAAGGCCAAGGCGCGGGCGGCATGGTCCGGGTCGGGTGAATCTGCGGATAGCACCATCTGGTTTGATGTTGCCGATCAGGCGGGCACCACTGATTTCCTTGGCTATGAGACCGAGGCGGCTGAAGGTCAGATCATGGCGCTTGTGGTTGATGGCGCTCAGGTTGCCGAAGCCGGGGCCGGCACTGACGTGCAGGTGGTTCTGAACCAGACGCCGTTCTATGCGGAGTCCGGTGGCCAGGTCGGCGACAGCGGTGAGATCCGTGTCGAGGGTGGCGTGGTTCGGGTGACGGACACCAAGAAAGCCGCTGGCGTGTTCATCCACTTTGGCAAGGTCGAAAGCGGCCTGATCACCAAAGGTGCCGCAGCCCAGTTGGAGGTCGATCACATCCGCCGTAGCGCCATTCGCGCCAACCATTCGGCCACGCACCTGCTACATGAGGCTCTGCGCGAGGCGCTGGGGGATCATGTGGCGCAGCGCGGTTCGCTCAATGCGGATGACCGGCTGCGGTTCGACTTCAGCCACAACAAGGCGCTGAGCGCGGAAGAACTGCGCCGGGTGGCCGTTGATGTGAACCGGTTTATTCGCCAGAACACTGCGGTCGAAACCCGCATTATGACGCCGGATGATGCCCGCGCCCTGGGCGCGCAGGCGCTGTTTGGTGAGAAATACGGCGATGAGGTGCGCGTCGTCTCCATGGGTGAGGCCGACACTGGCAAGGGACAGGATGGCACCACCTATTCCATCGAACTGTGCGGCGGCACCCATGTGCGCCAGACCGGAGATATCGGCACCTTTGTGATCCTGAGCGACAGTGCCTCCTCCGCTGGGGTGCGTCGGATCGAGGCACTGACCGGTGCAGAGGCCTTTGCTCATCTGGACCGCGAGGCCCTGCGGATGGCGGAGGTCGCCAATAGTCTCAAGGCTCAGCCGGAGGAGGTCATGGACCGTCTCAAGGCGCTGATGGATGAACGCAAGGCGCTGCAGAACGAGGTGTCGCAGCTGAAACAGCAGGTTGCCATGGGCGGCGGCGCTGGTGGCGGATCCGAGACCAAAGAAATTGGTGGCAAGACCTTCCTCGGTCAGGCGCTGGAAGGTGTTTCGGGCAAGGATCTTCGCGGATTGATTGATGCCCATAAGCAGAAAATCGGCTCCGGTGTGAT is a window encoding:
- the recA gene encoding recombinase RecA, translating into MADLLTMKDNKKSGDKQKALDSALAQIERQFGKGSIMKLGDGNPLNEIEASSTGSLGLDIALGIGGLPMGRIVEIYGPESSGKTTLTLHCIAEQQKKGGVCAFVDAEHALDPQYAAKLGVDLDELLISQPDTGEQALEITDTLVRSGAVNMVIVDSVAALTPKSELEGDMGDSNVGVQARLMSQAMRKLTGSISRSNCMVIFINQIRMKIGVMFGSPETTTGGNALKFYSSVRLDIRRIGAIKDRDEVVGNATRVKVVKNKVAPPFKQVEFDIMYGEGISKMGELLDLGVAAGVVAKSGAWFSYGDERIGQGRENAKTYLRENAHIAFDIEDKIRAAHGLEFDRPEGADDDILEA
- the alaS gene encoding alanine--tRNA ligase, producing MPTLNDIRSTFLNYFAKQGHEVVSSSPLVPRNDPTLMFANSGMVQFKNCFTGVETRDYKRATTSQKCVRAGGKHNDLDNVGYTARHHTFFEMLGNFSFGDYFKEEAITFAWELITKEFGIDKNRLLTTVYHTDDEAFEIWKKVGVPEDRIIRIDTSDNFWQMGPTGPCGPCTEIFYDHGDHIWGGPPGSADEDGDRFIEIWNVVFMQNEQFEDGTMKALDMQSIDTGMGLERIGALLQGSHDNYDTDLFKALIEASADVTNVDPYGDQNVHHRVIADHLRSTSFLMADGVMPSNDGRGYVLRRIMRRAMRHAHLLGAKDPVMHRLVPALVQQMGAAYPELGRAQPMIEETLHQEETRFKQTLDRGLKLLDDELAGLDEGAPLPGAAAFKLYDTFGFPLDLTQDALREKGRTVDTDGFDSAMAEQKAKARAAWSGSGESADSTIWFDVADQAGTTDFLGYETEAAEGQIMALVVDGAQVAEAGAGTDVQVVLNQTPFYAESGGQVGDSGEIRVEGGVVRVTDTKKAAGVFIHFGKVESGLITKGAAAQLEVDHIRRSAIRANHSATHLLHEALREALGDHVAQRGSLNADDRLRFDFSHNKALSAEELRRVAVDVNRFIRQNTAVETRIMTPDDARALGAQALFGEKYGDEVRVVSMGEADTGKGQDGTTYSIELCGGTHVRQTGDIGTFVILSDSASSAGVRRIEALTGAEAFAHLDREALRMAEVANSLKAQPEEVMDRLKALMDERKALQNEVSQLKQQVAMGGGAGGGSETKEIGGKTFLGQALEGVSGKDLRGLIDAHKQKIGSGVILLIANDGGKVAVAAGVTDDLTAEVSAVDVLKAAVPAVGGKGGGGRPDMAQGGGKDFAGAEEAIKAAEALLAV
- a CDS encoding ATP-binding protein, translated to MNGRHASPVPQLRVYTPEHARLAAVLLLSAMVITAPWLFQTPEWITRGLVTVGLTLIAVALMMLVQARTRLRARSMAAALLTGFIEKDATATFVCDDDGMIHASNGAALKRFADADTETLAGTLRSILANPSAVLFRLQSRARVDGAAREDIVTRRGHVRLAVHQMQGGSFLWRVEEITDRPTTSRGADAVPIPMLTVGRTGAVLFMNEAARGVIGERVKSTDRLFTSLPVLSGQINTMSTKTGLIEVLVCEKNRSQGRSELYFLQLDDSETSVGQASLESLPVPFVKVDPKGALISANKMGMHLLGISSCGNLNIGQLMDGLGRPMSDWLRDTADGQASHKSEFLRLTRRDKEVFVQVTLTRVIEEGETVLIAVLNDATELKTLEAQFVQSQKMQAIGQLAGGVAHDFNNLLTAISGHCDLLLLRHDQGDQDFGDLIQIHENANRAAALVSQLLAFSRKQTLQPEVLDVRDTLSDLTHLLNRLVGEKVTLTLSHDPVMRSIRADKRQLEQVLMNLVVNARDAMPQGGEIRIETEAVVLDQPLERNRAVVPAGDWVTVKVSDEGVGISPDKLQKVFEPFYTTKRTGEGTGLGLSTAYGIIKQTGGYIFVDSIKDQGTQFTLFFPVNTQVEAEAAAAITVDTTAKPVAAQHGEGVVLLVEDEAPVRAFASRALRMRGYTVLEAESAEDALRTLEDPGLTVDVFVTDVVMPGMDGPSWVREALKTRPDTRVVFVSGYAEGAFGEAEPSVPNSVFLPKPFSLNQLTETVHEQLH
- a CDS encoding gamma-glutamyl kinase, producing the protein MLIFFKERLALLSVPKTGTTAYQAALSARADMVFANPPQLKHAPVYRYNRWIRPMLAKICDAEMELVAVMREPVSWLGSWYRFRQRDDLRGHANSTLGISFDDFLRDACKGKPPRHADVGSQAKFLEAQPNGCAVSHLFRYEDPDALHGFLQERLQTDINLPRLNVSPPGDLAPSSAALEVVRRKRADEFSLYASLS
- a CDS encoding RsmB/NOP family class I SAM-dependent RNA methyltransferase yields the protein MTPAARRQAAIEILDQILTGEPAEKALTAWARRSRFAGSKDRAAVRDHVFDALRCLRSYAALGGGGGAGEISDANTTGRQLILGALRAEGADIGEIFTGVGHAPAPLEEAEETAISAASQMQQAEALDIPDWLWPAFAASLGDAAEAAARALQQRAPVHLRVNRHKTDRDAAVRALAEEGILTEAHPAADTALSVTEGARKLRNSSAYLTGLVELQDAASQAVIEALPLADGQRVLDYCAGGGGKSLAIAARAKLAVFAHDIAPQRMKDLPARADRAGAAITVLAPDDVAAKAPFDLVLCDAPCSGSGSWRRAPEGKWRLTQARLDELCQTQTQILHDASQLVAPGGTLAYATCSMLDAENGDQVAAFLDRNPDWQLQRDHGWQVQDGTDGFYVAVLSHFSDG